The following coding sequences are from one Bacillus sp. (in: firmicutes) window:
- a CDS encoding dipeptidase — MTTQTYPIFDAHCDVLFQMYKDPTYQFHQGEQMHVTYPQLVEAGAKVQCFAIFVPHDVHPHDRFQIALQMVDDFYEKVLRPCPNLKLVRSKGDIESLQDHEIGAILTLEGCEPIEEDLLKLTTLFRLGVRSVGLTWNWANAVADGALEPRGAGLTSFGRQVLDVMNQWNIWTDVSHLCERAFWDVIEIAKHPVATHSNCASITPHPRNLKDRQIRALIEADGVIGVTFVPYFLRTDGRATIDDVLRHVEYICSLGGENHLGFGSDFDGIDSPTLGLESYRYYDQLINQLQKYYSESQVVKFLYQNFVDRFPVEGLGV; from the coding sequence ATGACTACACAAACATACCCAATTTTTGACGCCCATTGTGATGTACTTTTTCAAATGTACAAAGATCCAACCTATCAATTTCACCAAGGAGAGCAGATGCATGTCACCTATCCTCAGCTTGTAGAAGCGGGGGCAAAAGTCCAATGTTTTGCTATATTCGTTCCCCATGATGTTCATCCACATGACCGATTTCAAATCGCGTTACAAATGGTGGATGATTTTTATGAAAAAGTGTTACGGCCGTGCCCAAACTTGAAACTTGTTCGATCAAAAGGTGATATCGAATCGTTACAGGATCATGAAATAGGAGCCATTTTAACGCTTGAAGGGTGCGAACCGATTGAAGAGGACCTCCTAAAATTAACCACACTCTTCCGGCTTGGGGTTCGTTCGGTTGGATTAACCTGGAACTGGGCCAATGCAGTGGCAGATGGAGCATTAGAACCCCGAGGGGCAGGACTAACGTCATTCGGCCGACAAGTGTTAGATGTTATGAATCAGTGGAACATATGGACAGATGTTTCTCATTTATGTGAACGAGCATTTTGGGATGTCATCGAAATCGCCAAGCATCCAGTGGCCACCCATTCCAATTGTGCAAGCATCACACCACATCCTCGGAATTTAAAAGACAGGCAAATTCGTGCTCTTATCGAAGCAGATGGTGTCATTGGTGTAACGTTTGTTCCTTATTTTTTACGAACAGATGGAAGAGCAACGATTGATGATGTGTTAAGACATGTAGAGTATATTTGTTCGCTTGGAGGAGAAAATCATCTCGGTTTTGGGTCGGACTTTGATGGCATCGATTCTCCGACTTTAGGCTTAGAATCGTATCGTTATTATGACCAATTGATAAACCAATTGCAAAAGTATTATTCTGAAAGTCAAGTGGTGAAATTTTTATATCAAAACTTTGTTGACCGATTTCCAGTCGAAGGTTTAGGTGTATAA
- the spoVS gene encoding stage V sporulation protein SpoVS, which yields MEILKVSAKSNPNSVAGALAGVLRERGAAEIQAIGAGALNQAVKAVAIARGFVAPSGVDLICIPAFTDIQIEGEERTAIKLIVEPR from the coding sequence TTAAAAGTTTCAGCAAAATCTAATCCGAATTCTGTAGCTGGTGCACTTGCCGGTGTTCTTCGTGAAAGGGGAGCTGCTGAGATTCAAGCGATTGGAGCTGGTGCCCTCAATCAAGCGGTTAAAGCGGTAGCCATTGCGAGAGGTTTTGTAGCTCCAAGTGGTGTAGATTTAATTTGTATTCCTGCTTTTACTGATATTCAAATTGAAGGGGAAGAACGTACCGCTATTAAATTGATCGTGGAACCGCGGTAG